A portion of the Oreochromis niloticus isolate F11D_XX linkage group LG10, O_niloticus_UMD_NMBU, whole genome shotgun sequence genome contains these proteins:
- the LOC100702285 gene encoding protein phosphatase 1D isoform X2: MDDAIIFRMSAFSEQGGRKYMEDVVEIRLEYEPTPTPAEDYPNSQRQGGPGKAESEAIKQTQSETHGHEVSAESSPATAAWTESLSDGDSGNISAPTSDQKDAENLVDTRRSVAFFAVFDGHGGREAAHFARENLWGLLKRQRGFWSKDHSEVCAALRKGFIACHHAMWKELPEWPKTITGLPSTSGTTASVIVIRGVHMYVAHVGDSAVVVGVKENDSDITLQALEVTQDHKPELPKEKERIERLGGSVMKKSGVNRVVWKRPRLTHNGPVRRSTVIDQIPFLAVARSLGDLWSYDFYSGEFVVSPEPDTTVMTLDPKRHRYIILGSDGLWNMMPPKNAVNMCYSHDKMVGPKGMSCARRLGCTALLFWKERMLRADNTTVIVLALQERGGPAIPMHRDEIVVDMATGIDHVPGPGTTYNTCEVPKAEHEDGMFYDEDEVFGEEHEGWTCLEW; this comes from the exons ATGGACGACGCAATCATATTCCGTATGAGTGCATTTTCCGAGCAAGGAGGGAGAAAATACATGGAGGATGTTGTCGAGATAAGACTCGAGTACGAGCCGACGCCGACGCCAGCCGAAGACTATCCAAATTCTCAGAGACAAGGGGGACCGGGAAAAGCGGAAAGTGAAGCTATCAAACAGACTCAGAGTGAGACCCACGGACACGAGGTTTCCGCCGAGTCGAGTCCAGCTACTGCAGCGTGGACAGAGAGTTTATCAGACGGGGATAGCGGCAACATCAGTGCACCAACATCAGACCAAAAAGACGCGGAAAATCTAGTCGATACTCGAAGGTCCGTGGCGTTTTTCGCCGTCTTCGATGGCCATGGGGGCCGAGAAGCAGCACATTTCGCCAGGGAGAATCTGTGGGGTCTGCTGAAAAGGCAGCGGGGGTTTTGGTCGAAGGATCACAGCGAAGTGTGTGCCGCTCTACGGAAAGGCTTCATCGCTTGCCACCACGCAATGTGGAAAGAGCTAC CTGAGTGGCCAAAGACTATTACCGGGCTGCCGAGTACATCGGGCACCACAGCTAGTGTCATTGTCATCCGTGGGGTTCACATGTATGTTGCCCACGTAGGGGATTCAGCTGTAGTGGTTGGAGTGAAAGAAAATGACTCTGACATCACGCTCCAGGCACTTGAAGTAACACAAGACCATAAACCTGAACTTCCTAAAGAGAAGGAAAGGATTGAACGACTTGGTGGCAG tgtAATGAAAAAATCTGGGGTGAACCGTGTTGTGTGGAAGAGGCCCAGGCTGACCCATAATGGCCCTGTGAGGAGGAGTACAGTCATTGACCAGATCCCTTTCCTGGCCGTAGCCCGATCCCTTG GTGACCTCTGGAGCTATGATTTCTACAGTGGAGAGTTTGTGGTTTCTCCTGAACCTGATACCACCGTGATGACCCTTGACCCCAAACGCCATCGTTACATTATTCTCGGCAGTGATGGACTGTGGAACATGATGCCACCCAAGAATGCTGTTAATATGTGTTATAGTCACGACAAAATGGTG GGGCCAAAGGGAATGTCTTGCGCCCGCCGGCTGGGATGCACAGCTCTGTTGTTTTGGAAGGAACGCATGCTCCGTGCAGATAATACGACAGTCATTGTCCTAGCCCTACAGGAACGCGGTGGCCCAGCTATCCCTATGCATCGAGATGAGATTGTTGTCGACATGGCTACAGGAATTGACCATGTTCCTGGCCCAGGGACGACTTATAACACATGTGAGGTCCCAAAG GCGGAGCATGAGGATGGCATGTTTTATGACGAAGATGAGGTATTTGGAGAAGAACATGAGGGATGGACATGCCTGGAGTGGTAG